A single genomic interval of Spinacia oleracea cultivar Varoflay chromosome 6, BTI_SOV_V1, whole genome shotgun sequence harbors:
- the LOC110788751 gene encoding uncharacterized protein — protein MFSSVQSKRTRDFWKAGLIAASRTALACIIVGCITLYGPSSLQKQVTFPAFSYVVMILIITNATLGDTIRGLWLAFYATLQTVCPAILVFWMIGGPTSLTVASTSLVLAIAAFFIALPKSTHVVAKRIALGQLVIIYVVGFINAEQYDPIMHPLHVAASTAVGAFACVLAMLFPYPHLASSQVKNNSKLFAENASQRLKLFVKAFCAQDFTSTQALISQTRSLAGKANKFIQCIKSKQESMQWERYPLQFLISYCKNPGDRFQELETPLRGMEIALGNSQVPVPIMDERLKDGMDRVEGEISQNLHQLRSHMPCDTPTVPESTHGQVMGFLQKLETPPLNETDLPSYFFFFCMKLLHSQTRAMTIPQNPKKIEKKNPQKENQQQSNKTIENQNGLSLKGIWANWPTYLSKERITIGINCSLSLGFAVLFGLYYSKPSGFWSGLPVAVSFAAAREATFKVANVKFQGTVIGNVYGVLGCFIFERLVQIRFVSLLPWFIFTSFLQQSKMYGQAGAVSAVIGAILILGRRNFGPPSDFAIARIVETFIGLSCSIVIDLLLHPTRGATLAKVELTKTLGALEDSLSSIDLLTTSKAELIEKAKNIKVRVNELDKYVGEADTEPNFWFLPFRAPCYRKLMGPFAKMGDLLLFTAHAIGFLEEQIQTLESEKINDVVRHVVKMTATSMKSFQEVASIKSLIVLEKDLTKSGKTCDLELGKSANFPLLNLGEKDMEKIIVSYLDHSKEAFEKIEFPQGDEEIKSQTVMSLSAIGFCLSSLMKETKEIEKGIKELVQLENPTSQINLHEISCKIHALYD, from the exons ATGTTTAGCAGCGTGCAATCAAAGAGAACACGCGATTTTTGGAAAGCAGGCTTAATAGCAGCCTCAAGAACAGCTTTGGCTTGCATAATAGTAGGGTGCATAACCCTTTATGGGCCTAGCTCTCTTCAAAAACAAGTAACATTTCCTGCATTTTCTTATGTTGTTATGATACTTATCATAACCAATGCAACCTTAGGGGACACTATTCGTGGTCTTTGGCTTGCTTTTTATGCAACTCTTCAAACAGTTTGTCCTGCTATCCTCGTTTTCTGGATGATAGGAGGACCAACTAGTCTAACTGTGGCTTCTACCTCCTTGGTTTTAGCTATTGCTGCTTTCTTTATTGCCTTACCTAAATCTACCCATGTTGTGGCTAAAAGGATTGCTTTAGGCCAACTTGTTATCATTTATGTTGTTGGTTTTATCAATGCTGAACAATATGATCCTATCATGCATCCTCTTCATGTTGCTGCTAGCACCGCCGTTGGTGCCTTTGCTTGTGTATTGGCTATGCTCTTTCCCTACCCTCACCTTGCTTCCTCTCag GTGAAAAATAACAGCAAGTTATTTGCAGAAAACGCGTCTCAGAGGCTAAAGCTGTTTGTCAAGGCATTTTGTGCTCAAGACTTTACATCTACACAAGCATTAATCTCTCAAACCAGAAGCTTGGCTGGTAAAGCCAATAAGTTTATCCAATGCATCAAATCCAAACAA GAAAGCATGCAGTGGGAGAGGTATCCCTTACAGTTTCTTATATCTTATTGCAAGAACCCAGGGGACCGATTTCAGGAACTAGAGACGCCATTAAGAGGGATGGAAATCGCGTTAGGCAACTCACAAGTTCCTGTTCCGATAATGGATGAAAGATTGAAAGATGGTATGGACAGAGTAGAAGGAGAAATAAGCCAAAATTTACATCAACTTAGGAGTCATATGCCTTGTGATACACCAACTGTCCCAGAATCTACTCATGGACAAGTTATGGGCTTCCTTCAAAAACTCGAAACACCTCCATTAAATGAGACAGATTTACCCTCttatttcttcttcttctgtaTGAAACTCCTACACTCTCAAACAAGAGCTATGACCATTcctcaaaatccaaaaaaaattgagaaaaaaaaCCCTCAAAAAGAGAATCAACAACAATCAAACAAGACCATAGAAAATCAAAATGGGCTTTCTTTGAAAGGGATTTGGGCTAACTGGCCCACTTACCTTAGTAAAGAAAGGATTACTATTGGAATAAATTGTTCACTCTCGTTGGGGTTTGCAGTGTTATTTGGGCTTTATTACAGTAAGCCCAGTGGGTTCTGGTCTGGGTTACCTGTAGCTGTGAGTTTTGCAGCAGCTAGGGAAGCTACATTTAAAGTTGCCAATGTTAAATTCCAAGGGACAGTGATTGGGAATGTATATGGAGTGTTAGGTTGTTTCATTTTCGAGCGATTAGTACAGATTAGGTTCGTATCTCTTCTACCTTGGTTCATTTTTACCAGTTTTCTTCAGCAAAGCAAGATGTATGGGCAAGCAGGTGCTGTTTCTGCAGTTATTGGAGCAATTCTGATATTGGGCCGAAGAAATTTCGGCCCACCATCAGACTTTGCTATAGCAAGAATTGTGGAAACCTTCATTGGTTTGTCATGTTCTATTGTGATTGATTTGTTGTTACACCCAACAAGAGGTGCCACCCTAGCCAAAGTTGAGCTTACCAAAACTCTAGGCGCACTTGAGGATTCCCTCTCCTCCATTGATCTCCTTACAACCTCCAAAGCCGAGTTAATTGAGAAGGCGAAAAACATCAAAGTTCGAGTAAATGAGCTAGACAAATATGTTGGTGAAGCTGATACAGAACCCAATTTTTGGTTTTTACCTTTTCGAGCTCCTTGTTATAGGAAGTTGATGGGTCCTTTCGCGAAAATGGGTGATCTTTTGCTTTTCACAGCCCATGCTATTGGATTCCTAGAAGAGCAAATCCAAACACTGGAATCAGAAAAGATAAATGATGTTGTTAGGCATGTTGTTAAAATGACAGCCACTTCAATGAAATCTTTCCAAGAGGTTGCTTCTATCAAGTCCTTGATCGTACTCGAAAAGGACCTTACTAAAAGTGGTAAAACATGTGATCTTGAGTTGGGAAAATCGGCTAATTTTCCATTGTTGAACTTGGGTGAGAAAGATATGGAGAAAATCATAGTGT